AATGCTGATAAAATTTATGctgatataaaagataaattggaAGATTTACCAAATGTTGCTTCAGAATATCCTGAAGAAATAAGACCTGATCATGTTATAGAATTTGATGATATTGTGACAGCATCATTAgctctaaaaaagaaaaatgaaatagaaatgattaaagagaaaatacgaaatatacTTGATAttaatcaagaaaaagaattaatatcaaaaaaagaaattgtaccTAATTCTGATTTACATGAAAAACTAAAACAGCAAGTAAAGCAAATTGGTCCTACACttgtataaatttgtttttaaaatcttctagattaataaaagacagttatatatatataagtaaaataattattatatattaaatatacattcaaTACATATAACTTACATAGTTGAATCCATAGcaagttttttttctatctttattcgtttgcattttaattttgaaaatcgcACTCTTTCTGTCCAATCTTCCCCTATGGCTGCTTTTGTTTCTACAGTTACATTTTTAATCTCGCTTTCATTTCTGAGTATATCAATACCTGAAATCCATTTTTCTACTCCATTCCAAGCTATCATAACACCATTATCAGTACATAATCTTGGTGGTGTCCTAACAAGCTTATAGTTTAGTTCAGAACATATAATATCCAAAGCTTTtgctataaaattattacatgcAACACCTCCTGATATTACCTATAATCATATCagttatataattgaaaaattactgAATTGAATCAGATAAATGTTTACCTACCAATGTTCGTTTATCTTCaggaattaaattaatataatcaagaAATTCTATTGCTCTTTGAGTTTTATGACAGAGATGTTTTGTAATTGCAAATTGAAGGCTAGCACATAAATTGTAAACATCAGGTATAATCATGTCAgctataatattatgtttcttctcttcttcagtAATGTGCTTTATACATGTTGCTAATATTCCAGAGAAACTAAATCTACAGTCCTGATATGACTTCAGAGagtcattaaaaataaactgaTTTACATTAGATGCCTTGCATGCCGCTGCTTCTACTGCTTCACCTCCActcatattattaaaatcttttatattattcaatttaagTCTACGAGCAGCCTATAAAAtacttctatattttatttttgtaattgctatataatatttataaaaattattttaaatttattaatattatgatagtGTACCTTATCTAAGATTTCTCCTGGTGCATTGTTCATCGATGAAccaagtataataaatttctgtaCATTTTGAACAACTACAAGCATACTATGACCACCTGATATTAAAAGTACAAGATAAGGAAAATCTAcctagaagaaaatattttatgttattctTAATGTCTAGTTatgtataaagaataaaaataaattctctatTTTATACCTTCTCTGTTATTCTAACTGTAAGTGCATGAGCTTGCATATGATGTATAGGTATAAATGGTTTATTACCAAGAACCGCTAGATATTTTCCAAACCTTTCACCTATTTGAAGTGATAATGATAGACCTGGCTTTACAGTAGTTGCTATAGCATCTACGTCTCTTAATCTTAAATTTGCTGATCTCAATGCTTTTTCACATACTTCTGTAATATGTTGTCTATGCATATTTTTTGCAATTGTAGGTATTATACCTCCATATctataatcatataatatattatgtaagtaAATGCAACTgttataaaactataaatcattaaatcttTTAACATGTTGAAATTACTTCGAATGTAATAAACATTGTGAATTAATTGCTTCACCCAATATATTTCCATTACTATCTACAATACCGCAACCAGTGTCATCGC
Above is a genomic segment from Vespa velutina chromosome 13, iVesVel2.1, whole genome shotgun sequence containing:
- the LOC124953698 gene encoding probable tRNA N6-adenosine threonylcarbamoyltransferase, mitochondrial isoform X3 — encoded protein: MFVKNIICIVHICINECLFDLVNCYFGTFIIYLNALHYDFLFIFYFFFISEKMLFPLKHLYPRYSILKSLKKSKKFSSHKPAVILGIESSCDDTGCGIVDSNGNILGEAINSQCLLHSKYGGIIPTIAKNMHRQHITEVCEKALRSANLRLRDVDAIATTVKPGLSLSLQIGERFGKYLAVLGNKPFIPIHHMQAHALTVRITEKVDFPYLVLLISGGHSMLVVVQNVQKFIILGSSMNNAPGEILDKAARRLKLNNIKDFNNMSGGEAVEAAACKASNVNQFIFNDSLKSYQDCRFSFSGILATCIKHITEEEKKHNIIADMIIPDVYNLCASLQFAITKHLCHKTQRAIEFLDYINLIPEDKRTLVISGGVACNNFIAKALDIICSELNYKLVRTPPRLCTDNGVMIAWNGVEKWISGIDILRNESEIKNVTVETKAAIGEDWTERVRFSKLKCKRIKIEKKLAMDSTIANDAVTISSNSIT
- the LOC124953698 gene encoding probable tRNA N6-adenosine threonylcarbamoyltransferase, mitochondrial isoform X1; the encoded protein is MAKKDRQILSATSALMFNGESCIVVTIVCICAGNLLVQIVYNKPWDNLDSAKFLKCLRNSEGVRSPSSSFSTLHYDFLFIFYFFFISEKMLFPLKHLYPRYSILKSLKKSKKFSSHKPAVILGIESSCDDTGCGIVDSNGNILGEAINSQCLLHSKYGGIIPTIAKNMHRQHITEVCEKALRSANLRLRDVDAIATTVKPGLSLSLQIGERFGKYLAVLGNKPFIPIHHMQAHALTVRITEKVDFPYLVLLISGGHSMLVVVQNVQKFIILGSSMNNAPGEILDKAARRLKLNNIKDFNNMSGGEAVEAAACKASNVNQFIFNDSLKSYQDCRFSFSGILATCIKHITEEEKKHNIIADMIIPDVYNLCASLQFAITKHLCHKTQRAIEFLDYINLIPEDKRTLVISGGVACNNFIAKALDIICSELNYKLVRTPPRLCTDNGVMIAWNGVEKWISGIDILRNESEIKNVTVETKAAIGEDWTERVRFSKLKCKRIKIEKKLAMDSTIANDAVTISSNSIT
- the LOC124953698 gene encoding probable tRNA N6-adenosine threonylcarbamoyltransferase, mitochondrial isoform X5, with the protein product MLFPLKHLYPRYSILKSLKKSKKFSSHKPAVILGIESSCDDTGCGIVDSNGNILGEAINSQCLLHSKYGGIIPTIAKNMHRQHITEVCEKALRSANLRLRDVDAIATTVKPGLSLSLQIGERFGKYLAVLGNKPFIPIHHMQAHALTVRITEKVDFPYLVLLISGGHSMLVVVQNVQKFIILGSSMNNAPGEILDKAARRLKLNNIKDFNNMSGGEAVEAAACKASNVNQFIFNDSLKSYQDCRFSFSGILATCIKHITEEEKKHNIIADMIIPDVYNLCASLQFAITKHLCHKTQRAIEFLDYINLIPEDKRTLVISGGVACNNFIAKALDIICSELNYKLVRTPPRLCTDNGVMIAWNGVEKWISGIDILRNESEIKNVTVETKAAIGEDWTERVRFSKLKCKRIKIEKKLAMDSTIANDAVTISSNSIT
- the LOC124953698 gene encoding probable tRNA N6-adenosine threonylcarbamoyltransferase, mitochondrial isoform X4; the encoded protein is MFVKNIICIVHICINECLFDLVNCYFGTFIIYLNEKMLFPLKHLYPRYSILKSLKKSKKFSSHKPAVILGIESSCDDTGCGIVDSNGNILGEAINSQCLLHSKYGGIIPTIAKNMHRQHITEVCEKALRSANLRLRDVDAIATTVKPGLSLSLQIGERFGKYLAVLGNKPFIPIHHMQAHALTVRITEKVDFPYLVLLISGGHSMLVVVQNVQKFIILGSSMNNAPGEILDKAARRLKLNNIKDFNNMSGGEAVEAAACKASNVNQFIFNDSLKSYQDCRFSFSGILATCIKHITEEEKKHNIIADMIIPDVYNLCASLQFAITKHLCHKTQRAIEFLDYINLIPEDKRTLVISGGVACNNFIAKALDIICSELNYKLVRTPPRLCTDNGVMIAWNGVEKWISGIDILRNESEIKNVTVETKAAIGEDWTERVRFSKLKCKRIKIEKKLAMDSTIANDAVTISSNSIT
- the LOC124953698 gene encoding probable tRNA N6-adenosine threonylcarbamoyltransferase, mitochondrial isoform X2, translating into MAKKDRQILSATSALMFNGESCIVVTIVCICAGNLLVQIVYNKPWDNLDSAKFLKCLRNSEGVRSPSSSFSKKMLFPLKHLYPRYSILKSLKKSKKFSSHKPAVILGIESSCDDTGCGIVDSNGNILGEAINSQCLLHSKYGGIIPTIAKNMHRQHITEVCEKALRSANLRLRDVDAIATTVKPGLSLSLQIGERFGKYLAVLGNKPFIPIHHMQAHALTVRITEKVDFPYLVLLISGGHSMLVVVQNVQKFIILGSSMNNAPGEILDKAARRLKLNNIKDFNNMSGGEAVEAAACKASNVNQFIFNDSLKSYQDCRFSFSGILATCIKHITEEEKKHNIIADMIIPDVYNLCASLQFAITKHLCHKTQRAIEFLDYINLIPEDKRTLVISGGVACNNFIAKALDIICSELNYKLVRTPPRLCTDNGVMIAWNGVEKWISGIDILRNESEIKNVTVETKAAIGEDWTERVRFSKLKCKRIKIEKKLAMDSTIANDAVTISSNSIT